Within Candidatus Dojkabacteria bacterium, the genomic segment CAATCCAACATGCTGGGGTCATTCTAGGGCTCGGGCCGGATGTTAATGATGGTCATAGACCTGTTGCCGCACATGCTTTTTACAAAGAGAGAGAAGGAAGTCCTCGTGCATTTAATCAGATGAACCTAGTTCGAAACTATAGTGCAGTAACTGGTGCATGTATGATGATAAAACGCACCAAATTCGATGAAGTAGGAGGATTTGATGAGGAGAACCTTAAGGTTAATTATAATGATGTTGACTTATGCCTTAAGCTTCTTCAGGCCGGCTACCGTAATGTATATACAGCACATGCAAGGCTTTTCCACCATGAGTCTGCTTCTAGGATCAAGGAGCCTCCAAAAATGGAAACCGAATTCATGAGAGATAAGTGGAAAAAGTACATTGAAAACGACCCTTACTACAACCCTAATTTCGCTCGAAACACCGTGCATTCTTTCATAATATAGTCGGACTGCTTCTTGACTTGAAATTAGAAGGTAAATTCATGTATTGTGGTAGGAGATAAAATATACCGCATTTAACAACAGATATGAAGAAGTTTTTTCTGCTTGGAGCCTTTGTTGCAACTTTATTCACTATTGGAGCCTTAGATAATAAGTTCTCTCTTGATGTGTTAGCCTCGAGAGATGATATTGCTAGTAGGGCATCGGTAGAAGAAATGCTCTCGCGAGGAGAGTACTCCTCAAAAAGAGTAAGGGTTGTGTATAAAGATGATCTCGAGAAGCGTGGAGAGGACGGATTCTTCAAAGTAGTTTCAACAGTAACCGTACATGCAAACGGAAACGACTCTGACTACCTCGCAAACACCGCTCAACAGAAAGAAAATGTTGGCGATACGCTCCTTGAACTAATGGAAGACCCAGAAGTTGCCTATGCAGCTCCTGACTACTTAGGCAAAATTGCAGCATGGACAGATAACGGCACCCAAGCATATCCAGGTGACTATGACGTCACAGGCCCTACATTTAACCAGTGGTACTACAACTCCGGCAAAGTCAAAGAGATGTGGCATGATCAGGGATGTCCAGGTGGCGCATCGTGCGGTGGTGATTCATCGGTGGTAGTAGCTGTAATCGATACCGGCTTGGCATACGGTGCATTCGATGATGACACTGGTGACGGATTTACAGAGAATAACTTCCTAGCAGTTGCCGATGATGTTCCAAATCTATATGTGAATGCAGGCGAGACAGCAAGCAACGGGATGGATGATGATTGTAATGGTGTGATCGATGACGCACACGGCATGGACACCTTCGCTTTTGCAGAGCTTGAGATTACAGACATAGTAGCAACCGAAAGTCTCTCAGAACGAACATGCAACGGTATGACCCCTGTGGATTTTTCTGGTACATCGAATACTTTTAGGCGAAAGCCTGGTCATCCTGTCGATACATATGGTCACGGTACATTTGTGACCGGCTTGATCGCAGGAGGTGTAGATAATGGTGGGGATACAGTATCGCCTGCATTTAATGTAAGTATAATGCCACTTGCTGCTTCAATAAATACTACCAACAACACCCATACCTCGCAGACATATGATGAGAGCGATTATCATCTTTTCTGGATGGCAGATGTACAAACGGCGATTGAGTACGCAGGTGTAAACGGTGCTGACGTTGTAAATATGAGTATCGGTGGATTTCCGTTTGACCAGGTGTTCCAGGATCAGATTGATTATTGGTATGGAGAGGGTATGGTTTTTGTAGCTGCTTCTGGAAATGATTCGACATCAGGATCTATGCAGGCTGTGAGTTACCCAGCTGCATTCGACAACGTTCTTGCCGTGGGTGCAGTTAATGCTGATAACACAAGGAGTGATTACTCAAATGGAGGTAGCAACCTCGACCTCGTCGCATATGTAGGTGAAGGAGGAGCCGCAGGTACGGCTGCATATCAGGAAACACTTACCTGTTACGGTTGTACTAGTGCCGGTGATGGAGGAGGTGTATTTACAGGCACAGCGACGGATGTGTCTATAGGTACAAGCTTCGCTGCACCACAGGTGGCAGCGGCAGCGGCGATTATTAAGAGTAATAACCCAACTATGACAGCAAGTAATATTGAGTCTATATTGTTGATGTCAGTCCAGGACATTACTAGCTATGGTGTCGGTAGAGATAATACCACGGGGTATGGGGTGTTAGATTTTCAGCTAGCTAACGACTACCATTATTACATTGATTCTACTCTATACCAGAATGGTGGGAGGACTAGCAAACCAGTTGCATCAGCAGAGTTTAACTCAAGGTTTTATCAGGCTATAAAAGGATTTTCCACTAACTTCGTGTATTTAAGGAGTACAGCTGACGGAGTATTTGATAATAGTGAGGCTGCAGAGGATTGGGTTCAAATTCCAGGGCAGACGCCTGAGCAGATAAATCTGGTTGCATATGATCCAGGGGATGGTTTAAAGCTATACATGACTGTAAAAGGTAATAGTGGAAGCATCTATGTTAGATATACTTCAAATGGATCGACTTGGACAGATTGGACAGAAAATGGCGGCCTTACAAGCACAACGATTTCCTCGACAGTATTTAATTCAAGGTTGTTCCAAAGTATTCGCGGCATTTCAACAAACAATATCTACGTAAGAAGTAGTGGTGATGGGTTATTTGACGGGTTGGCGGATGGATCTTCACCTGACACTTTGGAGAACTGGACTACCTTAACGGGACAGACACCATCTGTGCCAGAGATTGCTGCATTTGACGGCGAAATATATATGACTGTAAGAGGTAATAGTTCAAGTATATTTACGAGGAGTTCAAGCGATGGAGTCACTTGGGGCGATTGGACTCAGAACGGCGGATTTACTTCGGCAACCCCTTCTATGGTATCCTTTGATGGGAGGTTATTCCAGTCGGTTAAAGGCAATTCCACGAATTATCTGTTCATCCGTTACAGTAATGATGGCATAACTTGGTATCCTTGGGAGCGAAGGACTGGTACTTCTCCTCAACGTACCAATATTTCCTATTTCTCTGTTACAGATGAATTGTTTGAAACAGTAATCGGCAATAGTGGGTACATATTCTTAAGGACTTACACCTACTAATTGCTTCACTTAGCGATTGGATATTTATGCAACGTATTCTAACTCGTGATCTAGCCGATCCAGTCGGCAATCTGAGAGAGTGTTTCGTATGGTGGCATTTTTAACTTCCACTCATCTGGTTTTTTTGATGCGACGGAGATTATATAAGTTATCTCATATGGATCTCTTCTATAATTCTCATATATAATCTCCAAACCATTATCTCGTGCAAGGTACCTAAGCGCAGTTGGTGTGAACCTCCAGTAATCTCGGAAAGTCTCCTGCTCGTGCTGTTGCTGAATAAAAGGTACAACTGTGATGACAACATCTCTCGACATCATAGCCATATTCTTATAAGCCTTTTTGACTTGGTAGATATGCTCAAGAATTGTATGGTTGAATACAGTATCAAACCTGTTCTTAAGCGATGTGTTCAGATTTTGCTCGAGGTCGAGAGTAATCTCGTCATCCCGGTCAGGCATGTGTTGGCTGTAGTTTGTGATTGTATAAGAGCTTGCCTTGGGAAAGTAGTTTCTGTAGTAATCGCCATCCTTATCTTTATCCTCCCAGCCGGATATGTTAACTATATCTCCTCCGAACAGGTGAGAAAATCTCCTGAGCTCCTGGTTGGACCAGGTTCTTACTGGGTCTGAAAATGGTTCGTATAACCTTATTGCCTCATCTTCAGTAAAATCTGGTATATGTGGAGTGACCTTGTATTTAAACCGGCGTACACCATTTGAAAGTTTTATCGCTAAACGCACAGGCCTTCTGTTGAGGAGATCTATTGCTTCATTGTAGCTGATTCTTGGCTTCACGGTTGTTTTACACAATTACGAGTGTATAGGTTACAATGGTCACTATTGTAGCATAGATGCCTGTGAAATTGTTCGGGATGCTCACACTCAATTATCCCTTGGAGGCAGAGTTTAGTGAACATGATACTTTAAAGCCTTATCAACAGTTGCGTAGTAGCGTTAACGCCCTTGAGGACTAGGAATTGAGATCGAGGAAAGATAAGTAGTTATTGGTGACGGAAGTGATATTAAATTGAGCCACGCTCTTCCGTGAATTCGACAATAATTTAGTATACAGCTCTTGGTCTTGCATAATGCGGCTCATATTTTCTGACAGGCCTTCTATATCTCCAACTGGTGATAGGAGGCCATTATATCCTTCTGATACAATATCTTCTACACCGCCATTTGCTGTTGAAACTACAGGGAGAGAACTGTTCAATGCCTCAATGTAAGCCAATCCAAAACCCTCATGGTAGGAGGAAAGTACAAAGCAGTGAGACTTGGCCATTATTTGATATTTCTCTTTATCGCTTACATATCCCAATAGATGTACCCTTGAACTAACGCCTAGTTCATCGATAAGTCGCAGCAGATGTCCTTTCTCCGGCCCGTCACTGATTATTAGTAGCTGACATTCACTGGTTTGTGGGAGAATTGCAAACGCCTTTATCATTATGTCATAGCCCTTTCTTGTGTCGAGCCTACCAAGTGCAACAAACGTAAAGAGGTCGAACTTATGATCTCTTAAGTTAGTCAGAGTCGTGAAAGGGATTCCTATATGACCGACTTCGACCTCTTTTTTGACTCCGTAAAATTTGTATATTTTCTCCCGCACATCTGTTGATATAGCATTGACCTTGTATGCGTTGTTTATAATCCGGCGCGCTGCAACTTTAAGGAGTAAGTGTTTGTGTGGAGAGTATCCTTCAGTTGGCTTATATATGTCTCCACCTATGACAGTCACATAGTGTCGCTTATTAAACAGGATTGATACTATTGCTCCAACAAAGCCAGAAGGGAACGTAAATACGCTGTAAACGCGTGAGTATTTGTTTCTCAATGAAAGCATTATCCCTTTCGGGATAGCAAAAAAAGGATATGCAAGAAGCAGTAGGATACCGCTTGTCGCCCTATTCTTTCGTGGGAGGAACTTTCCAATTCGGTGAACTTTTACATTTCCGAATTGTTCTGAGATAAAAGGAGGAAATTTATAATTCCCGAAAGTAACCAGGTCAACCTCTACATCTTGATGGCTATGTGCTATCTCGTACAGCAAGTCTCTGGCAAAGCATCCCCCGCCGCCTCCAAGGGGAGGGTATTCGTAGCAAAACATCAAGACCCTTCTGTTTTTGCTGCTCTCTGCGGAGGTTTCTTTTATTAATTGTCTTTCAGTCAAGGGGATATGATGATAATTTGTGAAGTAATCTTGCTATAAACCTACTCATAAATAACCTACCTAACACTGAGTTTCGATGGTTTGACTTATTGATCTTATCATCCTCATAGTGTAAATTCAAAGCATGAAAAAAGTCAAAGCTCATAATGTAGGAATAACGGTAGTTATCCCGGCGTACAATGAACAAGGCGCGATATTAGGGACAATCGAATCCATTGCAGAAATACTAAGAAATTACGCCGATCCGTACGAGATCATAGTCATTAATGACGGCTCAACAGATGATACATTGACATTGCTATCTAAGGCCAAGCTAGAGCATTTCATATTGATTAACCATAAGAGAAATATGGGCTACGGTTGCTCACTTAAAAGAGGGATCAGGGAGGCTATGTACGATAAGATTATTATTACAGATGCCGATGGTACTTACGACAATACAAGGATACCTGAAATATCAGACTTACTGAGCGATTACCGAATGGTTGTTGGGGCAAGAACTCTCAATAGAGAGAATATTCCGCTAGTTAGGAAGCCTGCTAAATGGTTCCTGACCTGGTTTACATCTGCACTAATGCAAGCGAAGATAATTGATCTTAACTCGGGGCTTAGAGGGTTTTATCGCTCGGACATGGAGCACCTATATCCTTTACTCCCGGATCAGTTTTCGTTCACGACTACTATAACGATTGCATATTTGAGTGAACACAAATCGGTCTACTACTTGGATACTAAGTATTTCAAGCGTGATGGCAAATCGAAAATCAGGCCTATTAACGACTTCTTCGGGTTTATTTTTAAGATTGTTAACACGATTATGTACTTTGAACCGTTCAGAATATTCCTGCCTTTGGCTCTGTTGTCCTTTATTGGCACTGTTATCTCACTGTCTTACGATCTGTTTGTTTTGCGCAATCTGACTGATAAAACTGTCTTAGCATTCGTATTCACTTTGAACTTCCTTATGCTTGGCTTTATTGCGCAGATGATAGTCAAAAGGACTAATACTAATTAAGGGTAAATATGTGGCTATTACTTTTGTCGGTGATCCTGGTTAATACAGTTCTGCTGTCAGTCTGTGTAAACAATCGCCTAAAGCTCAAGAGCATCGTCGAGTTTTTTTTACTTTCTTACGCTTTATCTTTAGCGTTTTATTGTGTGATTGGGTTACTACTCTTACTGTTATCATTGTTCACAGTTATAAATCTTATATTAGTGTCTCTCACCTCTGTAGCGATTTTGCTATTATACTTTTACTTTAAGCGGCTTCGTTTCCAAGAGCTTCGGGAGCTGAAAGGAACCACAAAGGATTTAATATATATTCTTTTGATCGGCTCGATACACTGTGTTTTACTTGGCTCCTTCTCGGAGTGGACAGTAAGGGGCGAGATGGACGCGGGTAGATATGTCAGCATAGCGTACAGTTATGCTGGAGATGGGGCTTATAAAGAAGAGGTGATAGAAGGTTCTGTCTGTAATTCTGCACTTATATGCAGAGAGGATGGGTCTGCAGTCACTCAGTATCTCCCGATGTATCCGATCATATTGTCATACGGAAACCTCATCAAAGGTTATTTTGGTATGAAAGTCATCCAGATCCTAGTTAGTTTTATGAGTGCGGTTACTTTCTATGTGATCCTGAAAAGACTTTTTGGTAAGTATGAGACTATAATTGCCCTCGGCTTAATGCTGTTTTCTTTTAACGCAATCCAGTTGAACTACTCTAAAGAGTTTATGACTGAGGTGTTTGCACAATCACTTATGCTTCTAATTGTATGGCTGTACTTGTTAAATAAGGAGAAAGAACAGTCGATAATTACTTCTATAGCAGTAGTGTTGCTCTCGGTGCTGTTTTTAACAAAGCTTGATGCGATAGTTATATCTCTGATTCTTCCTGTGTACTATTTAACGCGGTCTTTGCATAAAAAGTCCAAGTGGGACGACTATTTCTTGGTACTTAGCCTTCTGGCTACAGCGTTATTTATGTACTTTTTTTCGCAACCATATATTAATAAGACGATTGGTGGCACTGCTTCGAGACCGCTGCCAGTTTATATTTTAGTAGCAGTGTCTGTGGCTCTATCGTTTATATTTATATTGTCACACACTCATCTTATTTCGAGATTTAAGTCTGTGAGTGGTTGGTGGAGAAAACGCATTGCACTTCTTTTAGCTTTAATGTTTATGGTGGTATCTGCGGTCGTCTTTATATCTACGGCATATACTATAACCACTGCTCCTATTACTGAACAGAATATTGAGTTAATAAACCTCGTTCGGCTCAATTATTTTTATCCCGTTTATATTACTATCATTGGGTTATTAGGGCTTTCGCTACTCATGTATAGACGACATAGTGAAAGCGTTGTGATATTTATAGTTGGAATCCTTGCGCTACTTCCAATACTCGAATCAAGTCATTCTAGTCCCTTGTACTGGTGGTCAAGACGATATCTATTTATTACAATTCCAGTTACATTGCTGGCATACTGTTATGTAATATATGCTGGAAGGCTGAATAAAAGAGTATACATTGCGCTGATATCCTTGACCTGCTCAGCTGTCCTAATTACTGCCTATATGGCCTCCACATCTTTCGGTTTTATACAAAATCGTGGCTCGGATGAAACAACGAGGTCGGCTTTTATTCATATAGAACCTGATAGTGTAATTGTTTACTCTTCTGGTTATTCCGAAGTGTCATATCTGTCACAACTTACACATAGATACAACATCGATGGCTATATCCTTGACTCGAATACAATGGGAGATGTTGAACAAGTTCTACCATTAGCTAAATATAAGGTAATATACTTAGCTAATATCGCTAATGCTCAGGATACGTTGAAAATGCAAATATCCGGCCACGAATATGTTCAGTCAAACTGTACTGATATACATATAAGCTACGAGAGACCTGGAGCCAAGAGTCTTGTCTGTGCTGACCTAGGGTTGTTCTGCTCATGGGATACCTTCATATCTTGGGAGGATGTTAACAATTCGTATAAAATCTGCGAGTATAGTCGGTAGGTCTTTATCTTCGGATGTTCTGGTCATACCCGAAGAAATGAAATGAGGATGATTTTAATATTATGCCAGAACTGCCACGTCATTGATTTTTGTTCAACAGTACTAGTGTCAATCAGCATATTGATATAAACAGTATTGCTATGGTTCCACATCGAGTGAAATTTGATAATGATGTGACAGCGTAGTCAGCCTGGGGTATCATAAAACTGTGAACATCATCATCGACACAACACCAACCCAGTCCAAACCATACTCCGGTATCGGCATTGCCACCAAGAAAATCACCGAACAACTAGTCCGCAACAACCCCAAGGTCACCTACCACCTAATCCTACATACAGATGCAGAAAGCACCCTAGACCCCGCCGTGAAAAATGCAGACAACGTGATCCTGTATGACGCTGGAGTGCTTTTCCCAGGCTACCTCAACCCACTGACATACACTCTGCACTTGAAGCCAGTGATCGAGTATATATATCGCGAGATTCCCGAGTCAGTCTACTTCGCTACCTACTTCTGGCAGGGGCATCCCGCCGGCTATCATCCAACCGCTGTCATGATCTATGACTTCGCCATGCCTATGCTGGACATGTATGCGAATAAAGGTGTGATTGTGAATGCTTTGCGTAAGCGTGAATATTGGTTTTGGCAAAATCGTACAGCTCGTGCGGATGCAATAATCGCAATCTCCGAGTCGACCGCTCGCGACTTCCTGAAATGCTACAAAGATTATCCTGAAGAGCGTGTTTACAAGGCATTCATGGGTGTTGAGCTAGAGAAGATGTCGGCAGAGGCGCGTGCAGAATCAGGCTCTCCCGAGAGTGAGGCTAAAATTTTAGCGAAATACCTGCCCAAAGATTGGAAAAAGAAAAAGTACCTGATCTACATGGGTGGCAACATACAGCGCACCAAGAATAACGAGGGTGTCGTGTACAGCTACCAAGAGATGTTGAAGAAGCTCTCAAGCGACGGAGTCTCAAAAGCTGAGGCTCCATATCTGGTGATCGCCGGTGCCGCTTACGAGATCGACAGTGCGCCAGTTAAAGATTTCAAGCAGATGATCAAGGATATCGGGCTGAAGGACAAGGTGGTGTTTTCTGGTTTCTATGAGCCGGAGCATAAAGAGCTGTTGTTGAAAAATGCATTTGCCTTTACCCATCTGTCCCACTATGAGGGCTTTGGCCTGGCGGTGGCTGAGGCGATGCGAGCTGGGACTCCTGTGGTAGTGAGTGAGACATCCAGTCATCCTGAGGTCGTGGGCGATGCCGGTATGTTGGTGGATGGGAAGGATTACAAGAAGGTTGGCGAGGCGTATGTGACGCCTGTATAAGGATCGAGAGTATGCTGGGAAGCTGGGGCGGAGGGGGAGTAAGTACTCTGAAAGATTCACTTGGGAGAAGTGCGCGGGTGAGGTCGAGAAGGTCTTGGAGGGTGTCTACAGGGAGTATTTCCCTGATGCAAAGAGCCGCAAAAAGCGCAAAACAAGGTAGTGGCTTCTTATGCTGGTCGCACGTATAATTGACCTGATTTTGAGATTAACTCTTCTAATTCAATGGTAATTGAAATCTTGGCTCTGCTCGGTTACGTGCTGGTCGCGCTGTTGGTAGTAGCGGGACTTGTACTTAGCGCTATCAATCTACCAGGCATCTGGCTGGTGTTTCTTGCATCTTTGCTTGCTGCATTCATCAATAGATTCGACGAGATTAGCTGGCCTTGGATTATTCTATTTTTGTTTATGGCGATCGCAGGGATCTTTGTTGGACAACCTGATCGTGCTCTTTCAGCGCCAAGAAGTTTGGCGCAGGAAAGTGGGGGATTGTTGGGGCGATACTGGGGATGATTGTCGGCTTCTTTGTCGGAGGATTCGTCGGTGTAATTGTGGGGCCGTTTGTTGGTGTGGTGATATTTGAGCTGTTGATTGATAAGAAAGAGATCAAGGCAGCACTCAAGTCTGGGCTTGGCACCGTGGTTGGTTTCATTGCTTCGGTTTTCTTGAAGTTTGGGCTTTCAATGTCGATTGTTGGGATAATGTTGCTGCTATTGGTAGGATAGTAGGAGTCTGTGACTTATAGAGGGATATTTCGTTAAAACGGCTTGGCATTCCTTGGCCTGTGCGATAAGATCAGTGTCAGATGAGACAGGCATAACTAAGTAAGAGCTCTTTTCGAAAGCAGTCGAGACTATTTCTACGATCCAGAGATTCCTGGACATATCAATTAGGGCAATCTGTTTGGCATCTGCCGAAGGATAGCCGGCTTTGAAGTTATTCGGCATCTGCAGGCCAATGTTTTGATTACCGACCATTAGCTCTGTCTCCTCCTGGCCACTAATAATTACATCACTTCCAGGTGTTTTTGCTTCGGCTAGCTGTCGTGTACCGCCTTCGTACTGGTAATACTTCTCTGGGGCTCCGTGATAATTGTTTGTCAGCAAGATAGAGGTAGGTGAGCAGTTGAGTGGCCTGACAGTTTGGTGAAGCTCAATAGTGTCGATACTCTTCCGTTCCGAATCTAAAATCGTGATGCTAGTCGCAAACTGATCAGGAGAGAATATAACGGAGTTGCTATATTGGCAGAAGAAAACTTCACGACCGTTGTAGCCTGCAACCTCACCCTCTGGATGTTCAGCTAGAATTTTACTCACTCTATTTTTCGGATCATGTCGAGCCAGGAGGGTGGGTGTGTGGATTATAAGCTCTTCATCTATCCATTCAACAAGGCTTACGCTCGAAAATTCACCAATAGGGTAGAGCAGGATCTTTGGTTTCGACTCTGGCTCATTCCTACCTTTTCCGACAAACCACACAATCGGTATAGCTGGAGCGAACAGAAGGAATAATGATAGCGAAATAATTAATAGCTTGAATCTTCTCATGATTAGTAACTTGGATGTGGATTATTTCCTGTCAATCTTCCAGGATTTGCGTTGGCTCCAAGAGTCGGGATCTTGCTCCAGTCAACATCCAAATGTGGCACTGGGTCAGTGTTATCCTTTTGATCCTTGCTCTTGCGCAGCTCGAAGTGGAGGTGGTATGCGAGAGGTTGGCAATTATATGCACCGCTGTTGCCGCTTACTCCAACCTGGTCGCCCTTTTTGATATTCTCACCAACTCTCCAATCAATTCCACCGGCCTTTTTATAATTTTCTAGATGAAAGTAGAGTGAGCTCATGCCGTTACCATGATCAATCCTTAATATATTGCCACCGGATAGACATGGGCCGTAGTAGCTATCCCAACCTACAAATCCGATCTTCCCATTAGCGGTGGCAAAGAGTTTCTCGCGCGTACTGCCAAAATCTATACCGGTGTGGTGGTCATTGAAGGCAGTTTTGCCCCACCATTGAGTTACTCCAATCATTTTGGCAAACGGGTATTTAAAATACTTCTCGATCAATGTCCTATCCTCAATCTGGTTGATAGTGCTGCTATTAGAAGTTTTAGAAGTGCCGTTGATTTGCAGCCAGAAGCCACCCTTTATTCGTGTCGCGAGATTAAGTTCGAATGCAATAGTAGCAGCTTTTCCTTTATATGTTTCGCCGTTTGAGAAAAGCGAGTGTATATTTTCATCGACATTGGATGATTGATACTCGCGAGTACTTTTATTGTTTAGGACTAATTTAGCAGCTCCGATGCTTGTGACTATGACTTTTTCAGAGCTATCCTTAAATGGTAGGCAGAATGTGGTGAAAGCGTGTGGGATCTTGCACTTATAATAATCAATATCCAGAGTCACATTTCTTTTAAACTGTGAGACGGCATTAATCCAGTAGTTTTTCTGATCCACTTTTATCTGACTCACCTGCTTGAGATTTGGTGCGCCAAACTTACAGGAAACAACACGAAGAGTTTTCAGATCTAGGTTGGCCTCAACCTTGCACCGATTGGCTGTGCTACTACGACTAGCGAGAGGAGATCCAAGAACAGATCTCAGCTCCTCAGCTGTGGATTCAGTTCCGAGCACTGCCTCGGTTGGAGCTACAAATTTGATTGGAACTGATCGCTCACTCTGATTACCCGCAGCATCCAAGCTAGAAGCACTGTACGAGTACTCTTTCCCGGGCTCCCACTGCTCGACCAGTAAAAGTGGTTGACTCAACTCACCACCAGAAATGTTTTTAATTATCACACCATTCTCGAGTACTCTCACCGCGTTATCAGCATCCACTGAGATCTTAGCGCTGATGCTTTTAGCCAGCACGTCTGGCAAGAGTTCAATTACTGGAGTAGACGGAGGCGTCCAGTCGGTTATAAAACTAACCGACGACTCAGAGCTGTTGCCCGCACTGTCGACACCAACTACCTTCAGCAAGTTCTCGCCCTCCTTATCTGTGTTCACACTGCTCACCGGGAGTGAAATCTCTGCCTCATTTATATACAGCTTATACTCGCTATCAGCCTCCATGCCGCTTAGCTCGACAGGGACTACATGCTTGTTTGTAAGCAGCCCGTTCGTTGGGTAAAGGATTCGAACAGCGCCTGGCGAGCTCCAATCGAGAGTGAGCCTACTCGGTGCTGTTGCCGATACGAGGTCGGAATTTCTTCTCCTGCTCTTCACGATCCATTCATATTCACCTTCACGCTCGAACTGATAGGTCAACGACTTTGCTTCGACCCACTCGCTTTGATAAACAGCTGAGCTATTCCGGCTAATCATCAGCTGATATTCCACGCCATCTTGCTGCTCATGCTTCCACTCAAATAGGATATTCCGATCCGCGCTATGCAACCCATCCACAGGAGTAAGTTCTGTCGCAGCAGCGACAGGCAGCTCCTCACCATACACAACTTCGAGATAAGGGATCTGATTTAGATTGCAACGCGGTGAATCCAGATGGTTCACACAATCTTTCGACCAGAAGAGTGCACCAGGGAGAGCCTC encodes:
- a CDS encoding S8 family serine peptidase, coding for MKKFFLLGAFVATLFTIGALDNKFSLDVLASRDDIASRASVEEMLSRGEYSSKRVRVVYKDDLEKRGEDGFFKVVSTVTVHANGNDSDYLANTAQQKENVGDTLLELMEDPEVAYAAPDYLGKIAAWTDNGTQAYPGDYDVTGPTFNQWYYNSGKVKEMWHDQGCPGGASCGGDSSVVVAVIDTGLAYGAFDDDTGDGFTENNFLAVADDVPNLYVNAGETASNGMDDDCNGVIDDAHGMDTFAFAELEITDIVATESLSERTCNGMTPVDFSGTSNTFRRKPGHPVDTYGHGTFVTGLIAGGVDNGGDTVSPAFNVSIMPLAASINTTNNTHTSQTYDESDYHLFWMADVQTAIEYAGVNGADVVNMSIGGFPFDQVFQDQIDYWYGEGMVFVAASGNDSTSGSMQAVSYPAAFDNVLAVGAVNADNTRSDYSNGGSNLDLVAYVGEGGAAGTAAYQETLTCYGCTSAGDGGGVFTGTATDVSIGTSFAAPQVAAAAAIIKSNNPTMTASNIESILLMSVQDITSYGVGRDNTTGYGVLDFQLANDYHYYIDSTLYQNGGRTSKPVASAEFNSRFYQAIKGFSTNFVYLRSTADGVFDNSEAAEDWVQIPGQTPEQINLVAYDPGDGLKLYMTVKGNSGSIYVRYTSNGSTWTDWTENGGLTSTTISSTVFNSRLFQSIRGISTNNIYVRSSGDGLFDGLADGSSPDTLENWTTLTGQTPSVPEIAAFDGEIYMTVRGNSSSIFTRSSSDGVTWGDWTQNGGFTSATPSMVSFDGRLFQSVKGNSTNYLFIRYSNDGITWYPWERRTGTSPQRTNISYFSVTDELFETVIGNSGYIFLRTYTY
- a CDS encoding glycosyltransferase family 4 protein codes for the protein MTERQLIKETSAESSKNRRVLMFCYEYPPLGGGGGCFARDLLYEIAHSHQDVEVDLVTFGNYKFPPFISEQFGNVKVHRIGKFLPRKNRATSGILLLLAYPFFAIPKGIMLSLRNKYSRVYSVFTFPSGFVGAIVSILFNKRHYVTVIGGDIYKPTEGYSPHKHLLLKVAARRIINNAYKVNAISTDVREKIYKFYGVKKEVEVGHIGIPFTTLTNLRDHKFDLFTFVALGRLDTRKGYDIMIKAFAILPQTSECQLLIISDGPEKGHLLRLIDELGVSSRVHLLGYVSDKEKYQIMAKSHCFVLSSYHEGFGLAYIEALNSSLPVVSTANGGVEDIVSEGYNGLLSPVGDIEGLSENMSRIMQDQELYTKLLSNSRKSVAQFNITSVTNNYLSFLDLNS
- a CDS encoding glycosyltransferase family 2 protein — its product is MKKVKAHNVGITVVIPAYNEQGAILGTIESIAEILRNYADPYEIIVINDGSTDDTLTLLSKAKLEHFILINHKRNMGYGCSLKRGIREAMYDKIIITDADGTYDNTRIPEISDLLSDYRMVVGARTLNRENIPLVRKPAKWFLTWFTSALMQAKIIDLNSGLRGFYRSDMEHLYPLLPDQFSFTTTITIAYLSEHKSVYYLDTKYFKRDGKSKIRPINDFFGFIFKIVNTIMYFEPFRIFLPLALLSFIGTVISLSYDLFVLRNLTDKTVLAFVFTLNFLMLGFIAQMIVKRTNTN
- a CDS encoding glycosyltransferase family 39 protein, which translates into the protein MDAGRYVSIAYSYAGDGAYKEEVIEGSVCNSALICREDGSAVTQYLPMYPIILSYGNLIKGYFGMKVIQILVSFMSAVTFYVILKRLFGKYETIIALGLMLFSFNAIQLNYSKEFMTEVFAQSLMLLIVWLYLLNKEKEQSIITSIAVVLLSVLFLTKLDAIVISLILPVYYLTRSLHKKSKWDDYFLVLSLLATALFMYFFSQPYINKTIGGTASRPLPVYILVAVSVALSFIFILSHTHLISRFKSVSGWWRKRIALLLALMFMVVSAVVFISTAYTITTAPITEQNIELINLVRLNYFYPVYITIIGLLGLSLLMYRRHSESVVIFIVGILALLPILESSHSSPLYWWSRRYLFITIPVTLLAYCYVIYAGRLNKRVYIALISLTCSAVLITAYMASTSFGFIQNRGSDETTRSAFIHIEPDSVIVYSSGYSEVSYLSQLTHRYNIDGYILDSNTMGDVEQVLPLAKYKVIYLANIANAQDTLKMQISGHEYVQSNCTDIHISYERPGAKSLVCADLGLFCSWDTFISWEDVNNSYKICEYSR
- a CDS encoding glycosyltransferase, which codes for MNIIIDTTPTQSKPYSGIGIATKKITEQLVRNNPKVTYHLILHTDAESTLDPAVKNADNVILYDAGVLFPGYLNPLTYTLHLKPVIEYIYREIPESVYFATYFWQGHPAGYHPTAVMIYDFAMPMLDMYANKGVIVNALRKREYWFWQNRTARADAIIAISESTARDFLKCYKDYPEERVYKAFMGVELEKMSAEARAESGSPESEAKILAKYLPKDWKKKKYLIYMGGNIQRTKNNEGVVYSYQEMLKKLSSDGVSKAEAPYLVIAGAAYEIDSAPVKDFKQMIKDIGLKDKVVFSGFYEPEHKELLLKNAFAFTHLSHYEGFGLAVAEAMRAGTPVVVSETSSHPEVVGDAGMLVDGKDYKKVGEAYVTPV
- a CDS encoding DUF456 domain-containing protein — translated: MIVGFFVGGFVGVIVGPFVGVVIFELLIDKKEIKAALKSGLGTVVGFIASVFLKFGLSMSIVGIMLLLLVG